In Falco cherrug isolate bFalChe1 chromosome 2, bFalChe1.pri, whole genome shotgun sequence, the following are encoded in one genomic region:
- the KCNE1 gene encoding potassium voltage-gated channel subfamily E member 1 codes for MLVRSNDTALNSLLSKLLQDCLEQMNSSAPAQVRSASSSLEIIYVLLMIGLFGFFTVGVMLTNIRARRLEDSRDPYTTYIASDIWHKKDRQYFQAKLIENYKLCCVFENQLAVEQPSMQIPEAKSS; via the coding sequence ATGTTGGTGCGGTCTAATGACACAGCCCTGAATTCACTCCTCTCCAAGCTGCTTCAGGACTGCCTGGAGCAGATGAATAGCTCAGCACCTGCCCAGGTCAgaagtgccagcagcagcctggaaatCATCTACGTGCTCCTGATGATTGGCCTATTCGGCTTCTTCACCGTGGGAGTCATGCTGACCAACATCCGCGCCAGGAGGCTGGAGGACTCCCGCGACCCCTACACCACCTACATTGCCTCAGACATTTGGCACAAGAAGGACAGGCAGTATTTTCAAGCCAAGCTCATAGAAAATTACAAGCTGTGCTGTGTCTTTGAAAACCAGCTGGCTGTGGAGCAGCCAAGCATGCAGATTCCTGAGGCAAAGTCTTCCTAG